Proteins from a genomic interval of Lolium perenne isolate Kyuss_39 chromosome 1, Kyuss_2.0, whole genome shotgun sequence:
- the LOC139832659 gene encoding uncharacterized protein — protein MCAYTGADDLLRVTRHDLPADSLKRRFKTLVKIPRGQQVPELFKDIYTNDQCPPLNTLAEENFRTIIRVPVTGDTAEEAPEDDEEEEDQAPRKAAPRPTKRPRAKASGSEAGASGEASAKKPKTTKPPPLDSRKAERARLRMLSTAGQGTRPIIPGAPNPKTAATRTTSQEPITKYMKKSPAVGPSTPVPPSVSHPTPQPSPPQADPSPPPAANTPPEIIPVSSGHAGEEDPKAKGPAQEEAEKQGQGEVEVTPSEKAGEGAGDMRVTAVVIVCVWNGFVRGKRTEHVNQIN, from the exons atgtgcgcttatactggggcggatgatcttctccgggttacccgccacgatcttccggccgactctctgaagagaaggttcaagacgctggtgaagattccgaggggccaacaggtcccggaactgttcaaggatatttacacgaacgatcagtgtcctccg ctcaacactttggcggaggaaaacttccgcaccatcattcgcgtccccgtcaccggcgacacggcggaggaggctccggaagacgacgaggaggaagaggaccaggcaccccgcaaggcggcccctcgacctacaaagcgtccccgcgccaaagcttccggctctgaagccggagctagcggcgaggcctccgccaagaagccgaagacgacaaaaccacctccgctagactcaaggaaagcggagcgtgcgcgtctaAGAATGCTCTCGACAGCTGGCCAGGGCacacgccccatcatccccggcgcccc gaatccgaaaaccgctgccacgcggaccaccagccaggagcccatcacaaaatacatgaagaaatctccggctgttggtccctctactccagttccaccaagcgtctcccacccaactccccaaccgtcgccccctcaggctgatccatctcccccacctgccgcaaacactccaccggaaataattccggttagcagcgggcatgcgggcgaagaagatcctaaggccaaaggccctgcccaagaagaggcggaaaaacaaggccaaggagaggttgaagtaacTCCttccgagaaagctggagagggcgctggcgacatg